From the genome of Bacteroides sp. MSB163, one region includes:
- a CDS encoding UpxY family transcription antiterminator → MIENQKYWFAARTRDKQEFAVRKSLDKLKSEEKLDLDYYLPTRIVISQLKYRRKRSEVPVIRNLIFIRATKQTACDISNIYNVQLFYMKDLFTHSMLVVPDKQMEDFIFVMDLNPDGVNFDNEPFAIGDKVKVVKGDFSGIEGEVATEANKTYVVIRIKGVLIASVKVPKSYLKFIK, encoded by the coding sequence GTGATTGAAAATCAAAAATATTGGTTTGCTGCCCGCACTCGTGACAAGCAAGAGTTTGCTGTCCGAAAATCCTTAGATAAGCTTAAGTCCGAAGAGAAACTGGATCTTGACTATTATCTTCCCACGCGAATTGTGATATCACAGTTGAAGTATCGTCGTAAACGTAGTGAGGTTCCTGTTATCCGGAATTTAATCTTCATCCGTGCTACTAAACAAACCGCTTGCGACATATCCAATATTTATAATGTCCAGCTTTTCTACATGAAGGATCTATTTACTCATTCCATGCTGGTTGTTCCTGATAAGCAGATGGAAGACTTCATATTTGTGATGGATTTGAATCCTGATGGGGTTAATTTTGATAACGAACCTTTTGCTATTGGAGATAAAGTGAAAGTTGTCAAGGGGGATTTCAGTGGAATTGAAGGTGAGGTTGCTACGGAAGCTAATAAAACTTATGTGGTTATCCGTATCAAGGGCGTTTTGATCGCAAGCGTCAAAGTACCCAAATCCTATCTAAAGTTTATAAAATAA
- a CDS encoding SH3 beta-barrel fold-containing protein translates to MKRHEFKNPVPVRERMAEKWKKRFMFEKGYSEKCAEYMAQRLIDLIDHMQYGYALIAFHKQGTIFKMVKATLIPYESFFHRFYEMKRIESTVVYWDVESQAWRSFQLENLLDWSPVC, encoded by the coding sequence ATGAAAAGACACGAGTTCAAAAATCCGGTTCCAGTCCGTGAAAGAATGGCAGAAAAATGGAAAAAACGGTTCATGTTCGAAAAGGGGTATTCTGAGAAATGTGCAGAATACATGGCACAAAGATTGATCGACCTCATTGACCACATGCAGTATGGCTATGCCCTTATTGCCTTTCACAAACAAGGCACAATCTTCAAAATGGTGAAAGCAACCCTCATACCCTATGAAAGTTTCTTCCACCGATTCTATGAAATGAAGCGCATAGAAAGTACTGTAGTTTACTGGGATGTAGAGTCACAGGCTTGGAGAAGTTTCCAGTTGGAAAATTTACTGGACTGGAGCCCCGTTTGCTAA